Proteins encoded in a region of the Anopheles aquasalis chromosome 2, idAnoAquaMG_Q_19, whole genome shotgun sequence genome:
- the LOC126571536 gene encoding uncharacterized protein LOC126571536 → MKRRFWNIAIVKVLPWPLTFITLFVLSAGDEIRDTREGETVTLKCRFGAQSASGDFSYYWAQSTGNKFDNVAIKGVQLNMNYRIDFRPEQGIYDLRILNTTYSQDNGRFECRVKASGTGADVHQEYYNLTVLTPPQPPIVEPLDLNTTEDEKFDLTCSSVGGSPDPSIMWYRMGSEEPLEATITKTGSKEFRTSITLEIVPRREDDGAKYRCVVWNRAMSEIDVLETTVTLSVNYYPRVKVGPENPLRVEHDSTVVLECAVDSKPKVANVRWTRNGRLIGTLLSHTIQRVSVQDAGSYSCSADNGLGKMGEQTITLDVLYAPIVVIESKIWEAEERSIVSIRCNVTSNPPPVTIEWLKEGNPDFRYTGDMLQLQNVNAEHAGRYICRAVNMMKPYNGNIVERIGHSTVALLVRHRPGQAFINPNNPIVHVGAMLTLRCSVNPPGWPVPKFRWFKDAAGEVSNSKTILAQGPQYVIPRAHLGSEGSYHCHAVNELGHGPMATIRLEVHQPPQFIGKMQQHVTKRVGDMDFSATCNVKSKPRPIVKWFKDARDITSDANMYRISTNNNDGLIGIVNVQSTLLFQGKARTLKNQLLPSDRGTYTCLFENDVSATNASMNLRIEHGPIVLHQYNKVAYEINEKAAILCRVQAYPKPEFQWLLGSNTSVLSSDGRYAINTTIDNNDIYTSVLHINRVKHEDYGDYNCRVGNAIETIRAPVRLEPKGPPEKPTNLAVADVGSNYVSLIWNPGFDGGIINTKFFVSFRKVAISQHNQVRDDCTIMQQVSSEWIEYDCQRDEPCSVTPLDQYQSYVFKVKAVNGKGISEPSNEVATTTKISKIPTPLHVGFDPDTKRIGIRVGATCLPLIAVVETIGSQKSLIASWQVVQSIPLTVSGNGPMFMEQVLATMYSERHSSSDRSMTNDDEFPMSLEEEIGCKIRVKLCLNPSHEYCGAYMDAEIGPALVQDSGIIPMPTQIAIAVLCAVFALFFGLMLFFLRCKRSQMKTSNQSKDYEMDTVRPSNLTQPSQAPPPYCRITPGLGNKALEHSIDLASIYASHNGYGYNTGTSRQVVNCPLSPNQWVTLGYIENSCTHSYNDGSVNSQDFILQLQHSSAYAPLTVPVASIPSTTYACQPLASNSGGFGGARLADEYIQYPNQTTPSQMASEDDYLHHHQQQEYHAITSHQSENLSRQEYYNDSYASTHKTKKLFERSSQLNSSCHDVNGLPDPIKLTKRHQIDQEESKSLQLNFSQDHKNSQQQKSQPMYDESQGSGYSTPNSRNRRVIREIIV, encoded by the exons TGCTACCATGGCCTCTGACGTTTATTACGCTCTTCGTTTTATCTGCTGGGGACGAGATTCGTGATACTCGGGAAGGTGAAACAGTGACGCTCAAGTGCCGATTCGGCGCGCAATCTGCATCGGGTGATTTTTCCTACTACTGGGCGCAATCTACTGGTAACAAATTTGACAATGTTGCCATCAAAGGTGTACAGCTTAACATGAACTACAG AATCGACTTTCGGCCTGAACAAGGCATATACGATCTTAGGATATTGAATACCACCTATAGCCAAGATAATGGTCGCTTTGAGTGTCGCGTGAAGGCTAGTGGAACAGGTGCTGACGTACACCAGGAATACTACAATCTAACCGTACTGACTCCACCTCAGCCTCCAATTGTTGAACCACTCGATCTTAATACCACCGAGGATGAAAAGTTTGATCTAACATGTAGCAGTGTTGGAGGATCGCCAGATCCAAGCATAAT GTGGTATCGGATGGGTTCTGAAGAGCCTCTTGAAGCGACTATTACAAAGACAGGGTCAAAGGAATTTCGTACTTCCATCACACTGGAAATAGTGCCGCGACGCGAGGACGATGGAGCAAAGTACCGTTGCGTCGTTTGGAATCGTGCCATGTCGGAGATAGATGTCTTGGAAACGACAGTCACTCTTTCCGTAAACT ACTACCCAAGAGTAAAGGTTGGCCCAGAAAATCCGTTGCGAGTGGAACATGATAGTACGGTTGTATTAGAATGTGCTGTTGATTCGAAACCCAAAGTTGCGAATGTCAGGTGGACGCGTAATGGAAGACTTATAGGCACATTGCTGTCGCATACGATACAGCGTGTATCAGTGCAGGATGCAGGCAGCTACTCCTGTTCAGCAGATAATGGGCTTGGTAAAATGGGCGAACAAACCATCACACTGGACGTTCTATATGCTCCGATTGTAGTGATCGAGTCAAAAATCTGGGAGGCGGAGGAGCGATCGATTGTATCAATACGTTGCAATGTGACGTCCAATCCACCGCCTGTCACCATCGAATGGTTGAAGGAAGGTAATCCCGATTTTCGGTATACTGGTGATATGCTGCAACTGCAGAATGTTAATGCAGAACACGCTGGACGTTACATTTGCCGCGCAGTCAATATGATGAAACCATATAATGGAAATATCGTGGAACGTATAGGTCATTCAACGGTGGCTTTGTTGGTGCGTCATCGTCCTGGTCAGGCGTTCATCAATCCAAACAATCCAATTGTACATGTCGGCGCGATGCTGACGCTGAGATGTTCCGTGAACCCTCCCGGCTGGCCAGTACCTAAATTCCGGTGGTTtaaggatgctgctggcgaagTATCCAATAGCAAAACGATCCTTGCGCAAGGGCCGCAATACGTGATACCACGTGCGCATCTTGGTAGTGAGGGAAGCTATCATTGCCATGCCGTGAACGAGTTAGGCCATGGTCCAATGGCTACAATCAGGCTGGAGGTTCATCAACCTCCTCAATTCATCGGGAAAATGCAACAACACGTGACGAAGCGCGTTGGTGATATGGACTTCTCAGCTACTTGTAATGTAAAGAGTAAGCCACGGCCGATAGTAAAATGGTTTAAAGATGCTCGAGACATCACGTCGGATGCCAATATGTATCGCATCAgtacaaacaacaacgatggTTTAATTGGTATAGTCAATGTCCAGAGCACTCTACTATTCCAAGGTAAGGCTCGAACGCTCAAGAACCAGCTCCTTCCCAGTGATAGGGGTACGTACACGTGTCTGTTTGAGAACGACGTCAGTGCTACGAATGCTAGTATGAACCTGCGCATTGAACACGGACCAATTGTTCTACATCAGTATAATAAGGTTGCCTATGAGATCAACGAGAAGGCGGCCATCTTGTGTCGCGTGCAGGCGTATCCAAAACCTGAGTTCCAATGGCTACTCGGTAGCAACACTTCTGTGTTGTCGTCCGATGGGCGCTACGCAATAAATACTACTATTGACAACAATGATATCTACACAAGTGTTTTGCATATTAACCGTGTTAAACATGAAGATTACGGAGACTATAACTGTCGCGTAGGGAACGCCATCGAAACGATTCGAGCACCGGTACGTCTAGAGCCGAAAGGCCCCccggaaaaaccaacaaatctCGCTGTAGCCGACGTTGGCTCAAATTATGTATCGTTAATATGGAATCCTGGCTTTGACGGAGGCATCATAAATACGAAATTCTTTGTGTCTTTCCGAAAGGTGGCCATTTCGCAGCACAACCAAGTAAGAGATGATTGTACAATTATGCAGCAGGTGAGCTCAGAATGGATTGAATACGACTGCCAACGGGATGAGCCATGCAGCGTGACACCACTCGATCAGTATCAGAGCTACGTATTCAAGGTGAAAGCCGTTAACGGAAAAGGGATCTCGGAACCTTCCAACGAGGTAGCAACGACGACCAAAATCAGTAAAATACCCACTCCACTACATGTTGGTTTTGACCCAGATACCAAACGGATAGGCATAAGAGTTGGAGCCACCTGTTTACCACTGATAGCGGTCGTCGAGACAATTGGAAGTCAGAAAAGTCTGATAGCGTCTTGGCAGGTTGTGCAATCTATCCCTCTTACCGTGTCTGGTAATGGTCCAATGTTTATGGAACAAGTCCTCGCGACCATGTACTCTGAACGCCATTCAAGCAGCGATCGTTCAATGACTAACGATGACGAATTTCCTATGTCACTCGAGGAGGAAATTGGCTGCAAAATTCGTGTCAAGCTATGTCTCAATCCGAGCCACGAATACTGCGGTGCTTACATGGATGCTGAAA TTGGTCCAGCATTGGTACAAGACTCTGGGATCATTCCCATGCCAACGCAAATCGCAATTGCCGTCTTGTGCGCAgtgtttgcgttgtttttcgGACtcatgttattttttttgcggtgTAAACGAAGCCAAATGAAAACATCGAATCAATCAAAGGACTATGAAATGGATACCGTGCGACCATCGAACCTGACACAACCAAGTCAAGCACCTCCTCCTTACTGTCGCATAACGCCAGGTTTGGGCAATAAGGCGCTAGAACACTCAATAGATCTTGCATCGATATACGCTTCTCACAATGGATATGGATATAATACTGGAACTAGCAGGCAGGTAGTTAATTGCCCCCTGTCACCGAACCAAT GGGTCACGTTAGGCTACATAGAAAACAGTTGCACACACTCGTACAATGATGGGAGTGTCAACTCGCAGGATTTCATTTTGCAACTCCAACACAGTTCGGCTTATGCTCCCCTGACAGTCCCTGTAGCGAGTATACCCAGTACAACCTATGCATGTCAACCACTAGCTTCAAACTCGGGCGGGTTTGGTGGAGCTAGATTAGCAGATGAGTACATTCAATATCCAAACCAGACAACTCCCAGTCAAATGGCCAGTGAAGACGATTACttacatcatcaccaacagcaagaGTATCATGCGATAACTTCGCACCAAAGCGAAAATCTCTCTCGTCAGGAATACTACAATGATTCTTATGCATCTACGCATAAGACAAAAAAGCTGTTTGAGCGTTCTTCCCAATTAA ATTCATCATGTCATGACGTCAACGGTTTACCAGATCCCATCAAATTGACCAAGAGGCATCAGATTGACCAAGAGGAGAGCAAATCGCTACAGCTAAATTTTTCACAAGACCATAAAAACTCACAGCAACAAAAATCGCAGCCGATGTACGATGAAAGCCAGGGAAGCGGATACTCGACACCAAATTCACGAAATCGTCGCGTCATTCGAGAGATAATTGTTTGA